The following coding sequences lie in one Xiphias gladius isolate SHS-SW01 ecotype Sanya breed wild chromosome 24, ASM1685928v1, whole genome shotgun sequence genomic window:
- the tpi1a gene encoding triosephosphate isomerase A: MASRSFFVGGNWKMNGSKESLRELIGALNTAGLHDQTEVVCAAPSIYLDFARSSLDPRIGVAAQNCYKVAKGAFTGEISPAMIKDCGADWVVLGHSERRHVFGESDELIGQKVAHALESGLGVIACIGEKLEERESGTTEEVVYAQTQVIAENVKDWGKVVLAYEPVWAIGTGKTASPEQAQEVHEKLRAWLRTNVSDDVADSVRIIYGGSVTGANCRELASQGDVDGFLVGGASLKPEFVDIINARA; encoded by the exons ATGGCGTCCAGGAGCTTCTTCGTGGGCGGGAACTGGAAGATGAACGGGAGCAAGGAGAGTCTGCGAGAGCTGATCGGCGCCCTGAACACCGCCGGCCTGCACGACCAGACCG AGGTGGTGTGTGCTGCTCCCTCCATCTACCTGGACTTTGCCCGGTCCAGTCTGGATCCCAGGATCGGCGTCGCGGCCCAGAACTGTTACAAAGTGGCCAAGGGAGCGTTCACAGGGGAGATCAG CCCGGCGATGATAAAGGACTGCGGAGCGGACTGGGTGGTCCTGGGACACTCCGAGCGCCGCCATGTGTTCGGGGAAAGCGACGAGCTGATCGGCCAGAAG GTGGCTCATGCTCTGGAGAGCGGGCTGGGTGTGATCGCCTGCATCGGGGAGAAGCTGGAGGAGCGGGAGTCGGGCACCACGGAGGAAGTCGTGTACGCTCAGACGCAGGTCATCGCAG AGAACGTGAAGGACTGGGGGAAAGTGGTGCTGGCATACGAGCCCGTGTGGGCCATCGGCACCGGAAAGACAGCCTCACCTGAACAG gctCAGGAGGTCCACGAGAAGCTGAGGGCTTGGCTGAGAACCAACGTCTCGGACGACGTGGCCGACTCTGTGCGCATCATCTACGGAG GTTCAGTGACGGGAGCTAACTGCAGAGAGTTGGCGTCCCAGGGCGACGTGGACGGATTCCTGGTTGGCGGAGCCTCTCTGAAACCGGAGTTTGTGGACATCATCAACGCACGTGCGTAA
- the gnb3b gene encoding guanine nucleotide-binding protein G(I)/G(S)/G(T) subunit beta-3b isoform X2, which translates to MSSAAGGVAAVGRVQLKLRKTLKGHLAKIYAMHWSADSRQMVSASQDGKLLVWDTFTGNKLVAVPLKSAWVMSVAFAPSGNLVASGGLDNICTVYNIKAASPKTLRELDAHTGYLSCCRFLSDTEILTASGDTTCCLWDLETGKQKVMFTNHIGDCMSLALSPDMNTFISGACDSLAKLWDLREGSCKQTFSGHTSDINAISFFPSGNAIITGSDDCSCKMYDLRSDQEVTGYQDSSLNAGVTSLALSSSGRLIFAGYDDFNCHIWDSLKGEKVGVLSGHDNRVSCTGVPADGMGVCTGSWDSFLKLWN; encoded by the exons ATGTCATCGGCTGCAGGGGGCGTGGCCGCGGTGGGCCGAGTCCAGCTGAAGCTCAGGAAGACGCTCAAGGGTCACCTGGCCAAAATCTATGCCATGCACTGGTCAGCTGACTCCAG GCAAATGGTCAGCGCATCACAGGACGGCAAGCTTCTCGTCTGGGACACCTTCACAGGGAACAAG TTGGTTGCCGTCCCACTGAAGTCAGCCTGGGTGATGAGCGTCGCCTTCGCCCCCTCTGGTAACCTGGTGGCCAGTGGCGGTCTGGACAACATCTGCACAGTCTACAACATCAAGGCCGCCAGCCCCAAGACCCTCAGGGAGCTGGATGCACACACAG gTTACCTGTCTTGCTGCCGTTTCCTTAGTGACACTGAGATCCTGACAGCCTCTGGTGACACCACCTG ctgCCTGTGGGACTTGGAGACTGGCAAGCAGAAGGTCATGTTCACCAACCACATCGGAGACTGCATGTCGCTGGCTCTCTCCCCCGACATGAACACCTTCATCTCTGGAGCCTGCGACTCCCTGGCCAAGCTGTGGGACCTGAGGGAAGGGTCCTGCAAGCAGACCTTCAGTGGACACACCAGCGACATCAACGCCATCTCT TTCTTCCCCAGTGGAAACGCCATCATCACAGGCTCCGACGACTGCTCCTGCAAGATGTACGACCTGCGCTCCGACCAGGAGGTGACTGGCTACCAGGACTCCAGCCTGAACGCCGGCGTCACGTCCCTGGCTCTCTCCAGCTCAGGCCGCCTTATCTTTGCCGGCTACGACGACTTCAACTGCCACATCTGGGACTCACTGAAGGGAGAGAAAGTTG gTGTGCTGTCCGGCCACGACAACAGGGTGAGCTGCACCGGCGTCCCCGCTGACGGTATGGGAGTCTGCACAGGATCCTGGGACAGCTTCCTCAAACTCTGGAACTGA
- the gnb3b gene encoding guanine nucleotide-binding protein G(I)/G(S)/G(T) subunit beta-3b isoform X1, which translates to MPTSPQMVSASQDGKLLVWDTFTGNKLVAVPLKSAWVMSVAFAPSGNLVASGGLDNICTVYNIKAASPKTLRELDAHTGYLSCCRFLSDTEILTASGDTTCCLWDLETGKQKVMFTNHIGDCMSLALSPDMNTFISGACDSLAKLWDLREGSCKQTFSGHTSDINAISFFPSGNAIITGSDDCSCKMYDLRSDQEVTGYQDSSLNAGVTSLALSSSGRLIFAGYDDFNCHIWDSLKGEKVGVLSGHDNRVSCTGVPADGMGVCTGSWDSFLKLWN; encoded by the exons ATGCCGACTTCACC GCAAATGGTCAGCGCATCACAGGACGGCAAGCTTCTCGTCTGGGACACCTTCACAGGGAACAAG TTGGTTGCCGTCCCACTGAAGTCAGCCTGGGTGATGAGCGTCGCCTTCGCCCCCTCTGGTAACCTGGTGGCCAGTGGCGGTCTGGACAACATCTGCACAGTCTACAACATCAAGGCCGCCAGCCCCAAGACCCTCAGGGAGCTGGATGCACACACAG gTTACCTGTCTTGCTGCCGTTTCCTTAGTGACACTGAGATCCTGACAGCCTCTGGTGACACCACCTG ctgCCTGTGGGACTTGGAGACTGGCAAGCAGAAGGTCATGTTCACCAACCACATCGGAGACTGCATGTCGCTGGCTCTCTCCCCCGACATGAACACCTTCATCTCTGGAGCCTGCGACTCCCTGGCCAAGCTGTGGGACCTGAGGGAAGGGTCCTGCAAGCAGACCTTCAGTGGACACACCAGCGACATCAACGCCATCTCT TTCTTCCCCAGTGGAAACGCCATCATCACAGGCTCCGACGACTGCTCCTGCAAGATGTACGACCTGCGCTCCGACCAGGAGGTGACTGGCTACCAGGACTCCAGCCTGAACGCCGGCGTCACGTCCCTGGCTCTCTCCAGCTCAGGCCGCCTTATCTTTGCCGGCTACGACGACTTCAACTGCCACATCTGGGACTCACTGAAGGGAGAGAAAGTTG gTGTGCTGTCCGGCCACGACAACAGGGTGAGCTGCACCGGCGTCCCCGCTGACGGTATGGGAGTCTGCACAGGATCCTGGGACAGCTTCCTCAAACTCTGGAACTGA